The Thermothielavioides terrestris NRRL 8126 chromosome 2, complete sequence genome includes a region encoding these proteins:
- a CDS encoding polysaccharide lyase family 4 protein (CAZy_ID 269740), translating to MRLNSVLGGLLALSSSSLVSAFLTVNETSHSVEIANDRLVFSVNKSIGAIDVLTLDGQDLLGSRASAFGIGPYLDCYCVPSGSYTPGSIDPTYKVFQGVDASHVKYGGVVMSEVYPPTGQLLEQYWFLRDGETGLHTFSRIAYHNSTTPFLRNLQEFRTLFRPSTNIWTHLITDDQLWAPLPVPNPASGSTANSTTVQDATWYLGNRTGDPYVEQFSDYFTKYTFAAVWRDHTVHGMFADGSYIDDKSTFGAWLVMNTKDTYFGGPLHSDLVVDGIVYNYLVSNHHGDGTPNITDGFDRTFGPQYYHFNKGPAGGSWQALRDEAVKFASPSWNAAFYDSIAQHVPNYVPTGGRGSWKAQIALPKGAKNAIAVLAQDGVDFQDNVFDTTAYQYWADIESSSGKVQIDRIKAGTYRLTVYADGIFGDYVHDGIVVKAGKTTDSGRLVWSAESAGRELWRIGTPDKSAGEWRHGDVRDAQHPLHPPEYRIYFGAYDFIDDFPNGVRFHVGTSDEAKDFNYIHWSVFGGYANFLRPVQVEGHGEINNWTITFDLKEEQLRHTSLATFTIQLAGAKTAAGNTDVFNATQEYNNLPFVVVVNGHELEPWIIPYYQSSSCGVRSGVVCYQVSHKFTFPTAYLTAGEATNEIILSLPYNATDYESALLPRSVYVQYDALRLEVK from the exons ATGCGACTCAATTCAGTCCTTGGGGGCCTTTTGgctctctcctcctcctcgctcgtCTCCGCATTCTTGACGGTCAATGAGACTTCCCACTCTGTGGAGATCGCGAACGACAGGCTTGTCTTCTCCGTCAACAAGTCTATCGGCGCGATCGACGTCCTCACATTGGATGGCCAAGACTTGCTCGGTAGCAGAGCCAGCGCG TTTGGTATCGGACCGTACCTTGACTGCTATTGCGTCCCGTCCGGCTCGTACACCCCTGGTTCGATCGACCCGACCTACAAAGTCTTCCAGGGAGTCGACGCATCCCATGTCAAGTACGGCGGTGTCGTCATGAGCGAGGTCTACCCGCCCACCGGCCAGCTTTTGGAGCAATACTGGTTCCTGCGCGACGGGGAAACGGGGTTGCATACCTTCAGTCGGATCGCATACCACAACTCCACCACGCCGTTTCTGCGCAACCTCCAGGAGTTCCGGACTCTGTTCCGCCCCAGCACGAACATCTGGACACACCTGATTACGGACGACCAACTGTGGGCGCCGCTGCCCGTGCCCAACCCAGCGTCAGGGAGCACAGCAAACTCGACAACCGTCCAGGATGCCACTTGGTACTTGGGCAACCGCACCGGAGATCCGTACGTCGAGCAGTTCTCCGACTATTTCACCAAGTACACGTTTGCAGCCGTTTGGCGGGATCACACAGTCCACGGCATGTTCGCCGACGGATCTTACATCGATGACAAGTCGACGTTCGGAGCCTGGCTCGTGATGAACACCAAGGACACCTACTTCGGCGGGCCCCTCCATTCGGATCTGGTGGTTGACGGCATCGTCTACAACTACCTCGTCTCGAACCATCACGGCGACGGCACGCCCAACATCACCGACGGCTTCGACCGCACGTTTGGTCCTCAGTACTACCATTTCAACAAGGGGCCCGCAGGTGGATCGTGGCAGGCCCTTCGGGACGAGGCCGTCAAGTTCGCATCGCCGTCATGGAACGCCGCGTTCTACGACTCCATCGCCCAGCACGTGCCGAACTACGTGCCCACGGGGGGGCGAGGGTCTTGGAAGGCTCAGATCGCGTTGCCGAAGGGAGCGAAGAACGCAATTGCCGTCCTGGCTCAAGACGGCGTCGACTTCCAGGACAATGTCTTCGACACCACGGCGTATCAGTACTGGGCAGACATCGAGTCGAGCAGCGGGAAAGTCCAGATCGACCGGATCAAGGCGGGCACATACCGGCTGACCGTGTACGCCGACGGCATTTTCGGCGATTACGTTCATGACGGGATCGTGGTGAAGGCCGGCAAGACCACCGACAGCGGCCGCCTGGTGTGGTCAGCCGAATCCGCGGGACGCGAGCTCTGGCGCATCGGGACCCCGGACAAGTCAGCCGGTGAGTGGAGGCACGGCGACGTGCGAGACGCGCAGCACCCTCTCCATCCTCCCGAGTACCGCATCTACTTCGGCGCATACGACTTCATCGACGATTTCCCCAACGGCGTGCGCTTCCACGTGGGCACGAGCGACGAAGCCAAGGACTTCAACTACATCCACTGGTCCGTCTTCGGCGGCTACGCAAACTTTCTCCGACCAGTGCAGGTCGAGGGCCACGGCGAGATCAACAACTGGACCATCACGTTCGACCTCAAGGAGGAGCAGCTCCGCCACACCAGCCTGGCCACCTTTACCATccagctggccggcgcgAAGACGGCGGCTGGAAACACGGATGTGTTCAACGCGACCCAAGAATACAATAACCTGCCCTTTGTCGTCGTTGTCAACGGGCATGAACTGGAACCGTGGATTATCCC ATACTATCAGTCCTCGTCCTGCGGCGTTCGCAGCGGCGTGGTCTGCTATCAGGTGTCTCACAAGTTCACGTTCCCGACGGCATATTTGACGGCTGGGGAGGCCACGAATGAGATCATCTTGAGTCTGCCGTACAACGCGACTGATTACGAGAGTGCGCTGTTGCCGAGGAGTGTCTACGTGCAGTACGACGCACTGAGGCTGGAAGTAAAGTAG